The following proteins come from a genomic window of Salvia hispanica cultivar TCC Black 2014 chromosome 4, UniMelb_Shisp_WGS_1.0, whole genome shotgun sequence:
- the LOC125224220 gene encoding uncharacterized protein LOC125224220, translating into MSRPMLLVCLLLILVITSQFEWRQQLVSDMATNPAESQKQQQISKREQGAKEKIILSQEKSIQKLNEVVKSLREQLQQCRSIKETTTLNATLSSLAESVIELERQQILED; encoded by the exons ATGTCAAGACCAATGCTGCTTGTCTGTCTGTTGTTGATACTGGTTATTACATCCCAATTTGAATGGAGACAGCAATTGGTAAGTGACATGGCTACGAATCCGGCGGAGTCTCAGAAGCAACAACAGATCTCAAAAAGGGAACAAGGTGCGAAAGAAAAG ATAATCTTGTCACAGGAAAAGAGCATCCAGAAACTGAATGAGGTTGTCAAGAGTCTTAGGGAACAACTGCAGCAGTGCCGCAGCATTAAGGAAACGACGACGCTGAATGCCACATTAAGCTCCTTAGCTGAAAGTGTTATTGAACTTGAGCGCCAACAAATTCTAGAGGACTGA
- the LOC125185373 gene encoding protein GL2-INTERACTING REPRESSOR 1-like — protein MQFNSLVQGAAEMKKCDGESPKLELKLNLSPPGEHRQVVSPEISPQSSCVSRETSPEAMSMMLVGCPRCLMYVMLFQDHPKCPKCKSTVLLNITLTT, from the exons ATGCAGTTCAATTCTCTAGTACAag gtGCTGCAGAGATGAAGAAGTGTGATGGGGAGAGTCCAAAACTTGAGTTGAAACTGAACTTGTCCCCTCCAGGGGAACACCGACAAGTGGTGTCCCCGGAGATATCGCCCCAGAGCTCGTGTGTGTCGCGGGAGACGAGCCCGGAGGCGATGTCGATGATGTTGGTGGGATGCCCTCGTTGCCTAATGTATGTTATGCTGTTTCAGGACCACCCCAAGTGCCCCAAGTGTAAGAGTACTGTTTTGCTCAATATCACACTCACCACCTGA